The Pseudolabrys sp. FHR47 genome contains a region encoding:
- the hslU gene encoding ATP-dependent protease ATPase subunit HslU has translation MTDFSPREIVSELDRFIVGQHDAKRAVAIALRNRWRRQQLDEKLREEVLPKNILMIGPTGVGKTEISRRLAKLAGAPFLKVEATKFTEVGYVGRDVEQIIRDLVEIAITLTRDKKRKDVQVRAEQAAEERVLDALVGPGSGPSTRESFRRKLRAGELNDKEIEIELQAGAQGMPMFEIPGMPGAQMGAINIGDIFGKLGGGRTKTRRVTVEESHPILLNEESDKLLDNDQLVQEAVRAVEQNGIVFLDEIDKIAGSERRGGADVSREGVQRDLLPLIEGTTVNTKHGPVKTDHILFIASGAFHISKPSDLLPELQGRLPIRVELKALTRDDFRRILTEPEASLIKQYVALLGTEGVTLDFSEDAIDAIADVAVSVNASIENIGARRLQTVMERILDDISFAATDRAGETVRIDAAYVDKHIGDLAKNADLSRFIL, from the coding sequence ATGACCGACTTCTCTCCCCGCGAAATCGTTTCCGAACTAGACCGCTTCATCGTCGGCCAGCACGACGCCAAACGCGCCGTGGCCATCGCGCTGCGCAACCGCTGGCGCCGCCAGCAGCTCGACGAGAAATTGCGCGAGGAAGTGCTGCCGAAGAACATCCTGATGATCGGACCGACCGGCGTCGGCAAGACCGAGATTTCGCGGCGCCTCGCCAAGCTCGCCGGCGCGCCATTCCTCAAAGTGGAAGCCACCAAGTTCACCGAAGTCGGCTATGTCGGCCGCGACGTCGAGCAGATCATCCGTGACCTCGTCGAGATTGCGATCACGCTAACGCGCGACAAAAAACGCAAGGACGTCCAGGTCCGCGCCGAACAGGCCGCGGAAGAGCGCGTGCTCGATGCGCTGGTCGGCCCCGGTTCGGGGCCATCCACACGCGAGAGCTTCCGCCGCAAGCTGCGCGCCGGCGAATTGAACGACAAGGAAATAGAGATCGAGCTGCAGGCCGGCGCCCAGGGCATGCCGATGTTCGAAATTCCGGGCATGCCGGGCGCGCAGATGGGTGCCATCAATATCGGCGATATTTTCGGCAAACTCGGCGGCGGCCGCACCAAGACGCGGCGCGTCACCGTGGAAGAGTCGCATCCGATCCTGCTCAACGAGGAAAGCGACAAGCTGCTGGACAACGATCAGCTCGTGCAGGAAGCGGTCCGCGCCGTCGAGCAGAACGGTATCGTGTTCCTCGACGAGATCGACAAGATCGCCGGCAGCGAACGCCGCGGCGGCGCCGACGTGTCACGCGAGGGCGTGCAGCGCGACCTGCTGCCGCTGATCGAAGGCACCACGGTCAACACCAAGCACGGCCCGGTGAAGACCGACCACATCCTGTTCATCGCCTCGGGCGCCTTCCATATTTCCAAGCCGTCGGACCTGCTGCCCGAGCTGCAGGGCCGGCTGCCAATCCGCGTCGAATTGAAGGCGCTGACGCGCGACGACTTCCGCCGCATCCTCACCGAGCCGGAGGCATCGCTGATCAAGCAGTATGTCGCGCTGCTCGGCACCGAAGGCGTGACGCTCGATTTCTCCGAAGACGCCATCGACGCGATCGCCGATGTCGCGGTTTCGGTGAATGCCTCGATCGAGAACATCGGCGCGCGGCGCTTGCAGACCGTGATGGAACGCATTCTCGACGACATTTCCTTTGCCGCCACCGACCGCGCCGGCGAAACCGTCCGCATCGATGCCGCCTATGTCGACAAGCACATCGGCGACCTGGCCAAGAACGCCGACCTGTCCCGTTTCATCCTGTAG
- the hisB gene encoding imidazoleglycerol-phosphate dehydratase HisB translates to MRIATIKRKTKETDIEVTVDLDGKGRSQIATGIGFLDHMLDLLARHSRIDMTVKAIGDLHIDFHHTAEDTGIALGQAVKQALGDMKGIGRYADVHMPMDETLTRVALDISGRPFLVFKAEFGRDKVGQFDTELVQEWFQAFAMNAGVTLHVECLYGTNDHHIAESCFKGLARCLRNAVAIDERTKDEVPSTKGTLGN, encoded by the coding sequence ATGCGCATCGCCACCATCAAGCGCAAGACCAAGGAAACCGACATCGAGGTCACAGTCGATCTCGACGGCAAGGGCCGTTCTCAGATTGCGACCGGTATCGGTTTCCTCGACCATATGCTCGACCTCCTGGCGCGCCATTCGCGCATCGACATGACGGTCAAGGCAATCGGCGATCTGCACATCGATTTCCACCACACCGCGGAGGACACCGGCATCGCGCTCGGCCAGGCGGTGAAGCAGGCGCTAGGCGACATGAAGGGCATCGGCCGTTACGCCGACGTCCACATGCCGATGGATGAGACGCTGACTCGCGTCGCGCTCGATATTTCCGGCCGCCCGTTCCTGGTGTTCAAGGCCGAGTTCGGCCGCGACAAGGTCGGCCAATTCGACACCGAGCTGGTGCAGGAATGGTTCCAGGCATTCGCCATGAATGCGGGCGTGACGCTCCATGTCGAATGCCTGTACGGCACGAACGATCACCATATCGCCGAGTCGTGCTTCAAGGGTCTGGCGCGCTGCCTGCGCAACGCCGTCGCGATCGACGAGCGCACCAAGGACGAAGTGCCGTCCACGAAGGGAACGCTGGGGAATTGA
- a CDS encoding GNAT family N-acetyltransferase, whose protein sequence is MMRDSANPTRNPFSRRRAAPAAPGLISSLQAYGGLQAWAARAHRPLQSLGRIGSLEVRLAQTAAEVRQAQKLRYRVFYQEGAAIPNPGRLFARRDVDGYDAICDHLLVLDHAAREGGPGNRPAVVGTYRLLRQSLAEDHGGFYTAGEFDISGLIARHRNLQFLELGRSCVLAPYRNKRTVELLWHGIHAYVTQNRCDVMIGCASLDGTEPKRLALPLSFLHHYARAPEEWRAQALPERYVEMNRISKESIDPKEALRQLPPLVKGYLRLGAYIGDGAVVDHEFGTTDVLIVLPVSAIKQRYIEHFDPGRRAA, encoded by the coding sequence ATGATGCGCGACAGCGCCAACCCGACGCGTAACCCCTTCAGCCGCCGCCGCGCGGCTCCCGCGGCGCCTGGCCTGATCTCGTCGCTGCAGGCCTATGGCGGCCTGCAGGCCTGGGCGGCACGAGCGCATCGCCCGCTGCAATCGCTCGGCCGGATAGGCTCGCTGGAAGTCCGCCTCGCCCAGACCGCCGCCGAAGTGCGGCAGGCGCAAAAGCTGCGTTATCGGGTGTTCTACCAGGAAGGCGCCGCCATCCCTAACCCGGGCCGGCTGTTCGCGCGCCGCGACGTCGACGGCTACGACGCCATCTGCGACCACCTCTTGGTGCTCGATCATGCCGCGCGCGAGGGCGGTCCCGGCAACCGGCCAGCCGTCGTCGGCACCTATCGCCTGCTCCGCCAATCGCTCGCCGAGGATCACGGCGGCTTCTACACCGCCGGCGAGTTTGACATCAGCGGCCTGATCGCGCGCCACCGCAATTTGCAATTCCTCGAGCTCGGCCGCTCCTGCGTGCTGGCGCCGTATCGCAACAAGCGCACGGTCGAGCTGCTGTGGCACGGCATCCACGCCTACGTCACGCAGAACCGCTGCGACGTCATGATCGGCTGCGCCAGCCTCGACGGCACCGAGCCCAAGCGCCTGGCGCTGCCGCTGTCGTTCCTGCATCACTATGCCCGCGCGCCGGAGGAATGGCGCGCGCAGGCGTTGCCCGAGCGCTATGTCGAGATGAACCGCATCTCGAAGGAATCGATCGATCCGAAGGAGGCGCTGCGCCAGTTGCCGCCGCTGGTGAAGGGCTATCTGCGTCTTGGCGCCTATATCGGCGACGGCGCCGTGGTCGACCACGAGTTTGGCACCACCGACGTGCTGATCGTGCTGCCGGTGTCAGCGATCAAGCAGCGCTATATCGAACACTTCGACCCGGGCCGCAGGGCGGCCTAA
- a CDS encoding DUF2628 domain-containing protein, whose translation MPTYTVHEPPRRKNESVTQPERFVFVRDGFHFWAFLLPPLWFIAKRLWVALILYVIATVALEFGMAWAKVPSTGRVIVEVMLAIVIGFEAATIQRWTLQRRKWKTLGFVVAEDEELAERRFFAAWQQGAAVNNKSFESTTVYAAPVLRGSPSSSDVIGLFPEPGNSSLGTSR comes from the coding sequence ATGCCCACCTACACCGTGCACGAACCGCCGCGGCGGAAAAATGAGAGCGTTACCCAACCGGAACGCTTTGTCTTTGTGCGCGACGGATTCCATTTCTGGGCGTTCCTGCTGCCGCCGCTGTGGTTCATCGCCAAGCGGCTGTGGGTGGCGTTGATCCTTTACGTCATCGCGACTGTTGCGCTCGAATTCGGTATGGCCTGGGCGAAGGTGCCGTCAACGGGACGCGTCATCGTGGAGGTCATGCTCGCCATCGTCATCGGTTTCGAGGCGGCGACCATCCAGCGCTGGACCTTGCAGCGGCGCAAATGGAAGACGCTTGGTTTTGTCGTCGCCGAGGACGAGGAACTGGCGGAGCGCCGCTTCTTCGCGGCGTGGCAGCAAGGCGCGGCGGTGAACAACAAGTCCTTTGAGTCGACCACCGTCTATGCGGCGCCGGTGCTGCGCGGTTCGCCGTCGTCGTCCGACGTCATTGGCCTGTTCCCCGAGCCGGGCAATTCTTCCCTGGGGACGTCGCGATGA
- the hisF gene encoding imidazole glycerol phosphate synthase subunit HisF, whose protein sequence is MFKVRVIPCLDVKDGRVVKGVNFVDLRDAGDPVEAAVAYDAAGADELCFLDITASHENRDTIFDVVTRTAEACFMPLTVGGGVRTVEDIRKLLTCGADKVSINTAAVNRRAFVKEAAEKFGDQCIVVAIDAKKVSNDGEPARWEIFTHGGRNPTGLDAVAYAREVVSLGAGEILLTSMDRDGTKSGFDIALTRAVADAVPVPVIASGGVGNLDHMVAGIRDGHATAVLAASIFHFGEYSVRQAKDYMAKAGLPMRLDP, encoded by the coding sequence ATGTTCAAAGTCCGCGTCATTCCCTGTCTCGACGTGAAAGACGGCCGAGTCGTCAAGGGCGTCAACTTCGTCGATCTGCGCGATGCCGGCGATCCGGTCGAGGCGGCGGTGGCTTACGATGCCGCCGGCGCTGACGAGCTCTGTTTCCTCGACATCACCGCCAGCCACGAGAACCGCGACACCATCTTCGATGTAGTGACGCGCACTGCGGAAGCCTGCTTCATGCCGCTCACCGTCGGCGGTGGCGTTCGTACTGTCGAGGATATCCGCAAGCTGCTCACTTGCGGCGCCGACAAGGTGTCGATCAATACAGCCGCCGTGAACCGGCGCGCTTTTGTGAAGGAAGCGGCGGAGAAGTTCGGCGACCAGTGCATCGTCGTCGCCATCGACGCCAAGAAAGTGTCGAACGACGGCGAACCCGCTCGCTGGGAAATCTTCACCCATGGCGGCCGCAATCCGACCGGGCTTGATGCGGTGGCCTATGCGCGCGAGGTGGTGTCGCTGGGCGCCGGTGAAATTCTGCTGACCTCGATGGACCGGGACGGCACCAAGTCCGGCTTCGATATCGCGCTGACGCGCGCGGTGGCGGATGCAGTGCCGGTGCCGGTGATCGCCTCGGGCGGTGTCGGCAATCTCGATCACATGGTGGCCGGCATCCGCGACGGCCATGCCACTGCGGTACTGGCGGCCTCGATCTTCCATTTCGGCGAGTATTCGGTGCGCCAAGCCAAGGATTACATGGCCAAGGCCGGCCTGCCGATGCGGCTGGACCCGTAA
- the hisH gene encoding imidazole glycerol phosphate synthase subunit HisH produces the protein MSVAIVDYGSGNLHSAAKAFERAARESGHNQKILVTSKPDDVKDATRIVLPGVGAYADCRRGLTEIPGMVEALNEAVLQRGKPFLGICVGMQLMAERGLEYQVTPGLGWIAGEVDKIAPSDASLKIPHMGWNTLDLKTMHPLLDEIPLGPDGLHAYFVHSYAFRTARKDDLVAQADYGGPVTAIIGRDNMVGTQFHPEKSQKLGLRLIANFLKWMP, from the coding sequence ATGAGCGTTGCCATTGTCGATTACGGCTCGGGCAATCTGCACTCGGCGGCCAAGGCGTTCGAACGCGCCGCGCGTGAGAGCGGGCACAATCAGAAAATACTCGTGACGTCTAAGCCTGACGATGTGAAAGACGCGACGCGTATTGTGCTGCCCGGCGTCGGTGCCTATGCCGATTGCCGGCGCGGGCTCACTGAAATTCCCGGCATGGTCGAAGCCTTGAACGAGGCGGTGTTGCAGCGTGGCAAGCCGTTCCTCGGCATTTGCGTCGGCATGCAGTTGATGGCCGAGCGCGGTCTTGAATATCAGGTGACGCCAGGGCTCGGCTGGATTGCGGGCGAGGTCGACAAGATCGCGCCGTCCGATGCCTCACTCAAGATCCCGCACATGGGCTGGAACACCCTCGATCTCAAGACGATGCATCCGCTGCTCGACGAAATTCCGCTCGGGCCGGACGGCCTGCACGCCTATTTCGTCCACTCCTATGCGTTCAGGACGGCGCGAAAGGACGATTTGGTTGCGCAGGCCGATTACGGCGGACCGGTCACGGCCATCATCGGGCGCGACAACATGGTCGGCACGCAATTTCATCCCGAGAAGAGCCAAAAGCTCGGCCTGCGGCTGATCGCGAACTTTTTGAAGTGGATGCCATGA
- the hisA gene encoding 1-(5-phosphoribosyl)-5-[(5-phosphoribosylamino)methylideneamino]imidazole-4-carboxamide isomerase: protein MDAMILFPAIDLKEGLAVRLEQGDMARATVFHRDPAAQARAFEMQGFRYLHIVDLDGAFAGKPVNADAVDRILETIGIPVQLGGGVRDMATVEGWLGKGVDRVIIGTAAVRDPAFVKEAARKYPGRVAVGLDARDGKVAVEGWAEASELTVLDIARRFEDAGVAAIIYTDIARDGMLKGINWDATIALAEAISIPVIASGGLASMDDIRTLLEPRARKLEGAIAGRAIYDGRLDVPEALRMIRDAEANR, encoded by the coding sequence GTGGATGCCATGATTCTCTTTCCCGCCATCGACCTGAAAGAGGGCCTCGCCGTGCGCCTGGAACAAGGCGACATGGCGCGCGCCACCGTGTTTCATCGCGATCCGGCGGCGCAGGCGCGCGCCTTCGAGATGCAGGGCTTCCGCTATCTGCACATCGTCGATCTCGACGGCGCCTTTGCCGGCAAGCCGGTGAATGCCGACGCCGTCGACCGCATTCTTGAGACCATCGGCATTCCGGTGCAGCTCGGCGGAGGCGTGCGCGACATGGCGACCGTTGAGGGCTGGCTCGGCAAGGGCGTCGATCGCGTCATCATCGGCACCGCGGCGGTGCGCGATCCCGCCTTCGTCAAGGAAGCCGCCAGGAAGTATCCCGGCCGCGTTGCCGTCGGCCTCGATGCGCGCGACGGCAAGGTTGCCGTCGAGGGCTGGGCCGAAGCGTCCGAGCTGACCGTGCTCGACATCGCGCGGCGTTTCGAAGACGCCGGCGTGGCGGCAATCATTTACACCGACATCGCGCGTGACGGCATGCTCAAGGGTATCAACTGGGATGCGACCATCGCGCTCGCCGAAGCGATTTCCATTCCGGTGATTGCCTCGGGCGGTCTCGCCTCGATGGACGATATCCGCACCCTGCTGGAGCCGCGTGCGCGCAAGCTGGAAGGTGCCATTGCCGGCCGCGCCATCTATGACGGCCGGCTCGACGTGCCGGAAGCGCTTCGCATGATCCGCGATGCCGAGGCAAACCGCTGA
- the coaA gene encoding type I pantothenate kinase: MEQRIDDNLSPYRSFSRAEWAALREDAPMTLTSDEVTRLRSLHDRLDIKEVEDIYLPLSRLLSLYVTATQRLFRAQERFLGVEDEKMPFIIGVAGSVAVGKSTTARVLQALLARWPGSPQVDLITTDGFLFPNAVLDREGLMEKKGFPESYDLATLLRFLSDVKAGKRPARAPIYSHLIYDVVPNQWIEVNRPDILIVEGLNVLQTGRLPKDGKAIPFVSDFFDFSVYIDADEDVLKGWYVDRFLTLRGTAFRDPKSYFHRYSNLSDDEAVKTAVSIWERINLVNLHENILPTRQRADLILKKAGSHQIDQVSLRRL, translated from the coding sequence ATGGAACAGCGGATCGACGACAATCTCTCGCCCTACCGCAGCTTCTCGCGGGCTGAATGGGCGGCGCTGCGCGAAGACGCGCCGATGACGCTGACCTCCGACGAGGTGACGCGGCTGCGCTCGCTGCATGACCGACTCGACATCAAAGAAGTCGAGGACATCTATCTGCCGCTGTCGCGACTTTTGTCGCTCTACGTCACGGCGACGCAGCGGCTGTTCCGCGCGCAGGAGCGGTTCCTCGGCGTCGAGGACGAGAAGATGCCGTTCATCATCGGCGTCGCCGGCTCGGTCGCGGTCGGTAAATCGACCACGGCGCGCGTCCTGCAGGCACTGCTCGCGCGCTGGCCCGGCTCGCCGCAGGTCGATCTCATCACCACCGACGGCTTTCTGTTTCCGAACGCGGTGCTCGATCGCGAAGGCCTGATGGAGAAGAAGGGCTTTCCGGAAAGCTACGATCTGGCGACTCTGCTGCGTTTTCTCTCCGACGTGAAGGCAGGCAAGCGTCCTGCGCGCGCGCCGATCTATTCGCATCTGATCTACGACGTGGTGCCGAACCAGTGGATCGAAGTGAACCGGCCGGACATTCTCATCGTCGAAGGTCTCAACGTATTGCAGACCGGACGTCTGCCGAAGGATGGCAAGGCCATTCCCTTCGTCTCCGATTTCTTCGATTTCTCGGTCTACATCGATGCTGATGAGGACGTGCTCAAGGGCTGGTACGTCGACCGCTTTCTCACCTTGCGCGGCACAGCCTTCCGCGATCCGAAGTCATACTTCCATCGCTATTCGAACTTGTCAGACGATGAAGCGGTGAAGACCGCGGTGTCGATCTGGGAGCGCATCAATCTCGTGAACCTGCACGAGAACATCCTGCCGACGCGACAGCGCGCCGATCTCATTCTCAAGAAGGCCGGCTCGCACCAGATCGATCAGGTGTCGTTGCGGAGGCTGTAG
- the hslV gene encoding ATP-dependent protease subunit HslV, whose amino-acid sequence MSSQELPSWHGTTILTVRKGGTVVIGGDGQVSIGQTIVKANAKKVRKLGKGDVIGGFAGATADAFTLFERLESKLEQYPGQLLRAAVELAKDWRTDRYLRRLEAMMIVADAQASLVLTGNGDVLEPEMGVAGIGSGGNYALASARALLDTDATAETIVRKSLDIAADICVYTNRNVTIESLKG is encoded by the coding sequence ATGTCCTCCCAAGAATTGCCGTCCTGGCACGGCACGACCATCCTGACCGTCCGCAAAGGCGGCACGGTGGTGATCGGCGGCGACGGCCAGGTCTCGATCGGCCAGACCATCGTCAAGGCCAACGCGAAGAAAGTGCGCAAGCTCGGAAAAGGCGATGTGATCGGCGGCTTCGCCGGCGCGACGGCGGACGCGTTCACCTTGTTCGAGCGGCTCGAATCCAAGCTCGAGCAGTATCCGGGGCAGTTGCTGCGCGCCGCGGTGGAGCTCGCCAAGGACTGGCGCACCGACCGCTACCTGCGCCGGTTAGAGGCCATGATGATCGTCGCCGACGCCCAGGCGTCACTGGTGCTCACCGGCAATGGCGACGTTCTGGAGCCGGAAATGGGCGTCGCCGGAATCGGTTCGGGCGGCAATTATGCGCTCGCTTCCGCCCGCGCCTTGCTCGACACCGATGCCACTGCCGAGACCATCGTGCGCAAGTCGCTCGATATCGCCGCCGACATCTGCGTCTACACCAACCGCAATGTGACGATTGAGAGTCTGAAGGGCTGA
- a CDS encoding helix-turn-helix domain-containing protein, translating to MAAGSRGKRDTHSTTERASPGAHLRAVLKRLGLDQVAVSKATGVSRQSVNNIVNGRQPISRAMAGKLGRLTGHSSDYWLGEWFGESRPPRRGGAAAPLVNHEIARAVRKGVIAIEPFAVGHLRTASIDLTLGDDIVVGGDKVDLAHKKHISLKPGCALRATTAEIVELPYDYLGRFGAVPRLTDGCVILSGALHIEPGFKGPVRFVLFNAGPTPFPLRLGETIGTLEVISLSAEPDRPEVVSKKL from the coding sequence ATGGCCGCGGGCAGCCGGGGCAAGAGAGACACCCATTCGACGACAGAGCGCGCCTCGCCGGGCGCGCATCTCAGGGCCGTGCTTAAACGCCTCGGCCTCGATCAGGTGGCAGTCAGCAAGGCGACCGGCGTGTCACGGCAGTCGGTCAACAACATCGTCAACGGCCGCCAGCCAATCTCGCGGGCCATGGCCGGCAAGCTCGGCCGCCTGACCGGGCACAGCTCGGACTACTGGCTCGGCGAATGGTTCGGCGAAAGCCGCCCGCCCCGGCGAGGAGGCGCCGCCGCCCCCCTGGTCAATCACGAGATTGCCCGCGCGGTGCGGAAAGGCGTCATTGCCATTGAGCCTTTTGCGGTCGGCCATTTGCGCACAGCGTCGATCGACCTCACGCTCGGCGATGACATCGTCGTGGGGGGAGACAAGGTCGATCTTGCGCACAAAAAGCATATCAGTCTCAAGCCGGGTTGCGCCCTGCGGGCGACCACCGCGGAGATCGTCGAGTTGCCCTACGACTATCTCGGCCGCTTCGGCGCCGTCCCCAGGCTGACCGACGGCTGTGTCATCCTGTCGGGCGCCCTGCACATCGAACCCGGCTTCAAGGGGCCGGTGCGCTTCGTTCTGTTCAACGCCGGTCCCACTCCCTTTCCGCTGCGCCTGGGTGAAACGATCGGCACACTGGAAGTGATCTCGCTCTCGGCAGAACCCGACCGCCCTGAGGTTGTGTCAAAGAAACTATAA
- a CDS encoding phosphoribosyl-ATP diphosphatase — MTQFTLADLEKRIEERARASAEQSYTRALIDKGAAHCAKKMGEEAFETAIAAVQEDKSRLVSEAADLIYHLMVLMKVRGVSLADVEAELDRRTAQSGHAEKASRPKG, encoded by the coding sequence ATGACCCAGTTCACCCTCGCCGACCTGGAAAAACGCATTGAGGAACGCGCGCGCGCCAGCGCCGAGCAGTCCTATACGCGCGCGCTGATCGACAAGGGCGCGGCGCATTGCGCCAAGAAGATGGGCGAAGAGGCCTTCGAAACGGCCATAGCGGCTGTGCAGGAAGACAAGAGCCGGCTCGTGTCGGAAGCCGCCGATCTCATCTATCATCTCATGGTGCTGATGAAGGTGCGCGGTGTATCGCTTGCCGATGTCGAGGCCGAGCTCGACCGGCGCACCGCGCAATCGGGCCATGCCGAGAAAGCGTCCAGGCCGAAGGGCTAG
- a CDS encoding PAS domain-containing hybrid sensor histidine kinase/response regulator, translating into MAQVKTRKPAPTHSRNTAALILFGRSAVITLSVISGALGFLAGIRLSSPDYDPHSYAIGTGALFAAACAVIAFLLYRRRIAKNRRRDLELRIDELSDQLWEAREAEVRARGMLEAQGDLILRRDAQGLVTYANEAWCRFAGQDHSDVIGRAPALTIIEQTEIAILDDGTRAQDQKIDTPLGPRWVAWRDVTVRTENGTETQSVGRDVTDRAEARALAEAASRAKSRFLATVSHEIRTPLNGVIGMTDLLLDTPLTPEQLNYAKAAKASGETLLALIEEVLDFSKIEAGKLELSSAPFALLPLVEETIELLAPRAHSKSIAISSFVDERLPATVTGDATRLRQVLLNLAGNAVKFTESGGVTVIVEPGTGGHEVRFSVRDTGIGLAPEDQARIFRDFEQADTSSTRKYGGTGLGLAISKRIVEAMHGTLQVDSAPDQGSTFSFSVELPPAEIKAGAPFKAPDLKGQSALIVASTYIEGEVLARRLDAWGMATQIEVGNAADAARHLAEEHFDTLIVDGSLAQAMITNGDIAADATRCIVLINPGERAELPALKAAGFTGYLVKPVRAASLAARFAGQDTFDVAKAAEPAPQDEPAAPPGGGLNVLLAEDNPINVMLTRALLTRLGHRVTTVGDGASAVLAWSAGLESGNRFDLILMDVQMPGMDGLEAMRRIRVSEAEIKAVAQEAFRPVPVIALTANASDDDRAACIAAGMDAVLTKPLDRQRLIDELGRLAGRASMAA; encoded by the coding sequence ATGGCTCAAGTCAAAACCCGCAAGCCCGCACCGACCCATTCGCGCAACACCGCGGCGCTCATCCTGTTCGGCCGCTCGGCCGTCATCACTCTGTCGGTCATTTCCGGCGCGCTCGGTTTTCTGGCCGGCATCCGCCTGTCGAGCCCCGATTACGACCCACACAGCTATGCCATCGGCACTGGCGCGCTGTTTGCCGCCGCCTGCGCCGTCATCGCGTTCCTGCTCTATCGCCGCCGTATCGCCAAGAACCGCCGGCGCGATCTCGAACTTCGTATCGATGAATTATCCGACCAGCTTTGGGAAGCACGCGAAGCGGAAGTGCGCGCCCGCGGAATGCTCGAAGCGCAAGGCGACCTCATCCTGCGCCGTGACGCCCAGGGCCTTGTAACTTACGCTAACGAAGCCTGGTGCCGCTTCGCCGGCCAGGATCATTCAGACGTGATCGGCAGGGCACCGGCACTCACCATTATCGAGCAAACCGAGATCGCCATTCTGGACGACGGCACCCGCGCCCAGGACCAGAAGATCGACACGCCGCTCGGTCCACGCTGGGTCGCCTGGCGCGACGTCACCGTGCGAACCGAAAATGGCACCGAAACGCAAAGCGTCGGGCGCGACGTCACCGATCGCGCCGAAGCCCGCGCGCTTGCCGAAGCAGCGAGCCGCGCCAAATCGCGATTTCTCGCCACCGTCAGTCACGAGATTCGCACGCCGCTCAATGGCGTCATCGGCATGACCGATCTGTTGCTCGACACGCCACTGACGCCCGAGCAACTCAACTACGCCAAGGCCGCCAAGGCATCCGGCGAAACGTTGTTGGCGCTGATCGAAGAAGTGCTCGATTTTTCGAAAATCGAAGCGGGCAAGCTCGAACTGTCATCCGCACCTTTCGCGCTGTTGCCGCTCGTGGAGGAAACCATCGAATTGCTGGCGCCCCGCGCGCACAGCAAGAGCATCGCCATCAGCTCGTTCGTCGATGAGCGTCTGCCGGCAACGGTCACAGGCGACGCTACGCGCCTGCGCCAGGTGTTGCTGAACCTCGCCGGCAATGCCGTGAAGTTCACCGAGAGCGGGGGTGTCACCGTCATCGTCGAACCCGGCACTGGCGGTCATGAAGTGCGCTTCTCGGTGCGCGACACCGGCATCGGGCTGGCGCCCGAGGATCAGGCGCGCATCTTCCGCGATTTCGAACAGGCCGACACGTCGTCGACGCGCAAATACGGCGGTACCGGACTGGGCCTCGCCATCTCGAAACGCATCGTCGAAGCAATGCACGGCACACTCCAGGTCGACAGCGCCCCGGACCAGGGCTCAACCTTTTCTTTCTCGGTCGAATTGCCGCCGGCGGAAATTAAAGCCGGCGCGCCGTTCAAGGCGCCCGATCTTAAAGGCCAAAGCGCGCTGATCGTCGCTTCGACCTATATCGAAGGCGAAGTGCTGGCGCGCCGGCTCGATGCCTGGGGCATGGCGACGCAAATCGAGGTCGGCAATGCCGCCGACGCCGCGCGCCATCTTGCCGAAGAACATTTCGACACGCTGATCGTCGATGGTTCGCTCGCCCAAGCGATGATTACCAATGGCGATATCGCAGCGGACGCGACGCGGTGCATTGTGCTGATCAATCCGGGCGAGCGCGCCGAATTGCCGGCGCTGAAGGCCGCGGGCTTCACCGGCTATCTGGTGAAGCCGGTGCGCGCCGCCTCGCTCGCCGCCCGCTTTGCCGGGCAGGACACATTCGATGTCGCCAAAGCAGCCGAGCCGGCGCCGCAGGACGAGCCGGCCGCCCCGCCCGGCGGCGGGCTCAACGTGCTTCTGGCCGAAGACAATCCCATCAATGTCATGCTGACCCGCGCGCTTCTGACGCGGCTCGGCCACCGCGTCACCACGGTCGGCGACGGCGCCAGCGCTGTGCTGGCGTGGAGCGCAGGTTTAGAGAGCGGGAATCGGTTCGATCTCATCCTCATGGACGTGCAAATGCCGGGCATGGATGGGCTCGAGGCCATGCGCCGCATTCGCGTCAGCGAGGCCGAAATCAAGGCCGTCGCACAGGAGGCATTTCGCCCGGTGCCTGTGATCGCGCTAACCGCGAACGCGTCCGACGACGACCGGGCGGCCTGCATCGCCGCCGGCATGGACGCCGTTCTCACCAAACCGCTCGACCGCCAGCGCCTCATCGACGAACTCGGCCGGCTTGCCGGGCGAGCCTCGATGGCGGCCTGA